A single window of Drosophila suzukii chromosome 3, CBGP_Dsuzu_IsoJpt1.0, whole genome shotgun sequence DNA harbors:
- the LOC139352709 gene encoding uncharacterized protein produces MEQLSSNYSVLDQVRIPRWVSFHPEFREEHPGFCDASQKAFGAAIYALIEMGHTTMVHFLMAKTRVSPVKTLSLPRLELCEALLLSETAEASLPSKPWLTSKLYCWTDTTIVLAWLAKPAYHWTTFIVNRVTKITNWYHI; encoded by the coding sequence ATGGAGCAGCTTTCTTCAAACTATTCGGTCCTAGATCAGGTCCGAATTCCAAGGTGGGTTTCCTTCCATCCAGAGTTCCGCGAAGAGCATCCCGGATTCTGCGACGCCTCGCAAAAAGCATTCGGAGCTGCGATCTATGCACTCATAGAGATGGGGCATACGACGATGGTGCACTTTCTCAtggccaagacgcgtgtgtCGCCAGTTAAAACGCTGTCACTTCCTAGGCTGGAGCTGTGTGAAGCTCTACTGTTGTCCGAGACGGCCGAAGCCAGCCTTCCTAGTAAGCCGTGGCTGACCTCGAAACTCTATTGCTGGACCGACACCACCATTGTTTTGGCATGGTTGGCTAAACCTGCGTATCATTGGACAACGTTCATTGtcaacagggtgacgaagatcaccaATTGGTATCACATTTAA